In Topomyia yanbarensis strain Yona2022 chromosome 2, ASM3024719v1, whole genome shotgun sequence, one DNA window encodes the following:
- the LOC131681436 gene encoding mantle protein-like has product MKAFVVLSMALAIASCAAVDETSKKDKRGLWELGSGHESIDFDNHHDHHDHGEIKHVSTTITKNVHVPYPVEVEKHVPYPVKVPYPVHVEKKVPVYVEKKVPVYVEKKVPVHVDRPVPYPVEVKVPVVHKEYVEVPKPYAVHVEKPVPVYVKKPVYIEKHVPVTVHIKEHKKHWGLF; this is encoded by the exons ATGAAG GCGTTCGTAGTGTTGTCTATGGCTTTGGCCATTGCCTCGTGTGCGGCAGTCGACGAAACATCCAAGAAGGACAAACGTGGCCTCTGGGAACTGGGATCGGGACACGAAAGCATCGACTTTGACAACCATCACGACCATCATGATCACGGTGAAATCAAGCACGTATCCACGACCATCACTAAGAACGTTCACGTCCCATACCCGGTGGAGGTAGAGAAGCACGTTCCGTACCCAGTCAAGGTTCCATACCCAGTCCATGTCGAGAAGAAGGTTCCCGTGTATGTGGAAAAGAAAGTGCCAGTCTATGTCGAGAAAAAGGTTCCCGTTCACGTTGACCGCCCAGTTCCCTATCCAGTCGAAGTGAAAGTTCCAGTTGTCCACAAGGAATACGTCGAAGTGCCAAAACCGTACGCAGTTCATGTTGAGAAGCCCGTTCCGGTGTACGTGAAGAAGCCGGTTTACATCGAGAAGCACGTTCCAGTGACAGTGCACATCAAGGAACACAAGAAGCACTGGGGACTGTTCTAA